The following coding sequences lie in one Stigmatopora nigra isolate UIUO_SnigA chromosome 4, RoL_Snig_1.1, whole genome shotgun sequence genomic window:
- the tti2 gene encoding TELO2-interacting protein 2 has protein sequence MTMTNILQLIDELHVDDVDTPSLSASPPPVTALLSKLQHNLTHRPQDPSVPIEKVVHFFQTADHHWLFDSDAENAVSAYVSLIRALIGCASPPPYDQAQGAPPDHYASVPTLATRVCGALQGLLRKVEAASRDERALAVLMAVAPHVLVYTVTHTQEQPWTSITSQKAARCLQSSLLQAGGWRDSAHMLTGESGGQGILGAVLDVLQPQLTREAWQWCDEVKFVFAWTLLQVPRPFLAPHLPRFLGPALLLNDHHEPDKCMLGIRCLHHIVSHTAASELRALNRAHVMYDALFKHLYGTHAGVIQLTLRCLLDLLPVLESLPSSVAAPPTRRRAGRHDDVLRLFLTHMEAEHKVALRRVYAQELPAYIQKMGVCTCRHLGRLARVLPAYLEVSDAPEEVTRINVLRALEHIFTAAWPRVACGVKTWLPCLLRLLVDTASESGLAPCVVQELTQRVSRCLVLLDAGLDGRLQCALKQVDASCCSAEVARCLAAVTTATESHSHWT, from the exons ATGACCATGACGAACATTTTACAGTTAATAGATGAGCTTCACGTGGATGACGTAGACACGCCCTCCCTCTCTGCCTCCCCCCCGCCAGTCACCGCACTTTTGTCCAAACTCCAACATAATCTGACCCACCGACCCCAGGATCCAAGCGTTCCTATCGAGAAAGTCGTTCATTTTTTCCAAACTGCCGATCATCATTGGCTGTTCGACTCAGACGCCGAAAATGCAGTGTCTGCGTACGTCTCACTCATCCGCGCTCTGATTGGCTGCGCCTCACCGCCGCCCTACGACCAAGCCCAGGGAGCCCCACCTGACCACTATGCAAGCGTGCCCACCCTGGCCACCCGTGTGTGTGGTGCTCTGCAGGGCCTCCTGCGAAAAGTGGAAGCGGCGAGCCGGGACGAACGTGCCTTGGCGGTGCTGATGGCAGTGGCTCCACATGTTTTGGTTTACACTGTCACCCATACACAG GAGCAGCCATGGACGAGCATCACGTCACAAAAAGCTGCTCGGTGTCTTCAGTCATCGTTACTCCAAGCAGGAGGATGGCGAGACTCCGCTCACATGCTGACCGGGGAGAGCGGTGGTCAGGGGATTTTGGGGGCGGTCCTAGATGTCCTTCAGCCTCAACTGACGAG GGAAGCGTGGCAGTGGTGCGACGAGGTCAAGTTTGTGTTTGCATGGACTCTCCTCCAA GTGCCACGCCCTTTTTTGGCCCCTCACCTGCCCCGCTTCCTCGGCCCAGCACTTCTTCTTAACGATCACCATGAGCCTGACAAGTGCATGCTGGGAATTCGCTGCCTGCACCATATTGTCAGCCACACG GCTGCCAGCGAGCTGCGTGCTCTGAACCGGGCTCACGTGATGTACGATGCGCTGTTCAAGCATTTATACGGCACACACGCCGGCGTCATTCAG CTGACGTTGCGCTGCCTGTTGGACCTGCTGCCGGTTTTGGAGAGCCTCCCCTCCTCGGTCGCGGCGCCCCCAACCCGCAGGAGGGCAGGTCGTCACGATGATGTTCTGCGGCTTTTCCTCACGCACATGGAAGCCGAACACAAAGTGGCTCTCAGGAGAGTCTATGCGCAAGAACTGCCGGCCTACATTCAAAA GATGGGCGTGTGCACGTGTCGCCACCTCGGTCGTCTTGCTCGTGTTCTACCAGCTTACCTAGAGGTCAGCGACGCCCCTGAAGAGGTCACGAGAATCAACGTGCTGCGAGCCCTTGAGCACATCTTCACAGCGGCGTGGCCACG AGTGGCGTGCGGCGTCAAAACGTGGCTGCCGTGTCTCCTGCGCCTGCTGGTGGACACCGCCTCCGAGTCTGGCCTCGCCCCATGTGTCGTGCAAGAGCTAACCCAACGGGTTTCCCGTTGTCTGGTTTTGCTGGACGCCGGCCTTGACGGCCGCCTGCAG TGTGCACTCAAGCAAGTTGACGCGAGCTGTTGCTCGGCTGAGGTTGCACGTTGCCTAGCAGCAGTCACCACAGCGACAGAGAGCCATTCCCATTGGACGTGA